The Danio rerio strain Tuebingen ecotype United States chromosome 10, GRCz12tu, whole genome shotgun sequence genome contains a region encoding:
- the cox5ba gene encoding uncharacterized protein LOC415253 (The RefSeq protein has 1 substitution compared to this genomic sequence), translated as MAARLLLRGAVRAATTCKSRPVLVVSRGMAAGGIPTDEEQATGLEKKIMTALKTGSDPYSMLKPKSYAGSKSDPHIVPSITNKRIVGCVCEEDNTAVVWFWLHEGEAQRCPSCGSHYKLVPHELPH; from the exons ATGGCTGCAAGGTTACTGCTGAGAGGCGCCGTACGGGCCGCGACGACCTGCAAATCCCGCCCGGTGCTCGCCGTGAGCCGGGGAATGGCTGCCGGAG GAATTCCCACTGATGAGGAGCAGGCTACTGGACTCGAGAAGAAGATTATGACTGCTCTGAAGACAGGCTCT GACCCTTACAGCATGCTGAAGCCCAAGAGTTACGCAGGCTCAAAGTCGGACCCTCATATTGTCCCTTCCATCACCAACAAAAGAATTGTCGGCTGCGTCT GTGAGGAGGACAACACTGCTGTGGTTTGGTTTTGGCTTCATGAGGGTGAAGCTCAGCGATGCCCTTCCTGCGGCTCTCATTACAAGCTGGTGCCTCATGAGCTTCCTCACTGA